The following proteins are co-located in the Megalobrama amblycephala isolate DHTTF-2021 linkage group LG12, ASM1881202v1, whole genome shotgun sequence genome:
- the LOC125280647 gene encoding uncharacterized protein LOC125280647 isoform X2: protein MSSLEYMKKDCFASGTLSSASLKGTLTKINSRRHKARKKISPQKKQEPEAECDLCRLSLLSCGSRSRTVRRILIACVISFLALLSAVTMDFNSSLAQWQATEASLKKLTSCRTNVTLRLIIELQTLRNLSSSREKTVQNVKNEKFLSSWSLIMLTVNRCCTSTDTDSLGQPCGVELPAFCEHLQSNLSEFLNATGRGELMDSNGTTVFTLAIENILNTWGIKDVDIGLLKHNPDWTDVLALKLLLTVHELNYRLIAGEKKEDIQDEIWHATTLMSVIKDMSENLHHCWMENPDIELNLTNIRYFIYSTATTFEGSTELTLALENTLRCFHSRAGWALKLKSRDISSNISLKICLLAIACLIYPIVLLSFKQMTEWIQDYAQSLREKTEDLKRERRLAEDLLHQMLPKTVAKQLRQNKHVEAESYEKVTIFFSDIVGFTAISASCTPLQVVEMLNNLYMCFDTRIDSYDVYKVETIGDAYMVVSGLPERNGDKHADEIAKMSLDLVAAVRQVTIPHMPNKRLQLRAGIHTGPCVAGIVGYKMPRYCLFGDTVNTASRMESTSLPQKVHASSATYLALMKDNAYELQLRGEIEVKGKGKMNTYWLIGHKNYSVQNDSLVCHWNPNISRKKKAPVGSNVSIENVENCATSFGTLGSMVGALEREQETEDHPPERHNDKSSLLPGAVSHS from the exons ATGTCATCTCTGGAGTACATGAAAAAGGATTGTTTTGCGTCTGGGACTCTGTCATCGGCCTCTCTGAAAGGCACTTTAACTAAAATCAACAGCCGGAGACATAAAGCTCGAAAGAAGATCTCACCCCAAAAAAAACAGGAGCCAGAAGCAGAATGTGACTTATGCAG GTTGTCTTTACTCAGTTGTGGCAGTCGCAGCCGTACTGTTCGCAGAATACTGATTGCTTGTGTAATATCTTTCCTGGCTCTGCTTTCTGCTGTGACCATGGACTTCAACTCATCTTTGGCTCAATGGCAAGCCACTGAAGCTTCACTTAAAAAGCTAACGTCCTGTAGGACAAACGTCACACTCAGACTCATTATTGAGCTCCAAACATTAAGAAACCTCAGTTCATCCAGAGAGAAAACAGTTCAAAATGTCAAGAATGAAAAGTTCCTGAGCTCTTGGTCTTTGATAATGCTCACAGTTAACCGTTGTTGTACTAGTACTGATACGGACAGTTTGGGTCAGCCATGTGGTGTTGAGTTACCTGCGTTTTGTGAGCATCTTCAATCCAACCTCTCAGAGTTTCTCAATGCTACAGGGAGAGGTGAGTTAATGGATTCTAACGGTACAACAGTTTTTACTCTTGCAATTGAGAATATATTAAACACATGGGGCATCAAAGATGTTGACATTGGTCTCCTCAAGCACAACCCAGACTGGACAGATGTCCTTGCTCTGAAACTGCTCTTAACAGTCCATGAGTTGAACTATCGCTTGATAGCAGGTGAAAAGAAGGAAGATATTCAGGATGAAATATGGCATGCTACAACACTTATGTCAGTCATAAAAGACATGTCTGAAAACCTCCATCACTGCTGGATGGAAAACCCTGATATTGAGCTAAACCTGACTAATATAAGATATTTCATCTACTCTACTGCCACAACTTTCGAAGGATCCACAGAGTTGACATTAGCCTTGGAGAACACTCTGAGATGTTTTCATTCTAGAGCTGGGTGGGCTCTGAAACTGAAATCCAGAGACATCTCGTCCAACATCAGTCTGAAGATCTGCCTGCTTGCCATCGCCTGTCTCATTTACCCCATAGTGCTGCTCTCCTTTAAGCAAATGACAGAATGGATCCAAGACTATGCTCAGAGCCTTAGGGAGAAGACAGAAGACCTGAAGAGAGAAAGGCGTCTCGCAGAAGATCTCCTTCATCAGATGTTGCCCAAAACCGTGGCCAAACAGCTACGCCAAAACAAACACGTAGAGGCTGAGAGTTATGAGAAG GTGACTATTTTCTTCTCTGACATTGTGGGTTTTACTGCTATATCAGCCTCCTGCACTCCACTACAAGTTGTTGAGATGCTAAATAACCTCTACATGTGCTTCGACACACGCATTGACTCCTATGATGTCTACAAG GTGGAGACTATAGGAGATGCATACATGGTGGTCAGTGGACTGCCGGAGAGAAACGGAGACAAACATGCAGATGAGATCGCTAAAATGTCTCTGGATCTGGTGGCTGCGGTCAGACAGGTGACAATACCCCACATGCCAAACAAACGCCTTCAACTCCGAGCCGGCATACACACAG GCCCTTGTGTAGCTGGCATTGTTGGTTACAAGATGCCCCGGTACTGCTTATTTGGAGACACAGTCAACACGGCCTCTCGAATGGAATCTACAAGTCTAC CGCAGAAAGTTCATGCAAGCTCTGCTACATACCTGGCACTCATGAAGGACAATGCGTATGAACTGCAGTTACGGGGCGAGATTGAAGTAAAG GGAAAAGGAAAAATGAACACCTATTGGCTGATTGGTCACAAAAACTACAGTGTTCAGAATGACAGTTTGGTGTGTCACTGGAACCCCAATATCTCAAGAAAGAAAAAGGCCCCTGTGGGGAGCAACGTGTCCATAGAGAAT